The region GATCCATCGGCATGCTGCCATGGTCCATCGTCATGGCGCCGCCGCTCATTTTCATGCTGCCATGATCCATCTGCATCGCCCCGCCCTTCGAGTCCATGCTGCCGTGATCCATTTTCATCCCGGCCATGGCTTGATGACCGTAACGATCCATCAGCGCCTGCATGCCTTGTTGATCCAGCTGCGGATCCATCATCAGTTGTAGCCAGCGACTTTGCACGCCTTCCACTGATGGCAGCGGCGGCAGATCCACCAGCTTATCCGGCATAGAACCACTCGCCATCACGCGCAGTGGCAGAATTTGCACCAGCGGCAAGGGTTGATCAAAGGGGGCCAGCGTCATGCCCATCTGCGTGACTGGCAGCGTCACCATGTCGAAGGTTTTGCCGTCTGAGGTATCAATCATCACTTCGAAACGCTCGCCAGGCAGCAGCGGCAGGCTATCCACTTTTACCGGCTCGGCCAGCAAACCGCCATCGCTGGCAATCACGTACATCGGGCGCTTATCACTGGTGGCGATATCCAGCGAGCGGGCATTGCAGCCGTTCAACAGACGCAGTCGCAGCCAACCGCGTGGCACCGCTTGCTGCGGATACTGCACGCCGTTGGTTAACATCATGTCACCAAACCAGCCCACCGCCGCGCGCATGATGTCGAGTTGGTAATCGATTTTTGTGCCGTCCTGGGTCAGCTGTTTATCCTGGAAGATCAGCGGCACGTCATCTTCGCCCCACTGCATCGGCAGACGCAATTTGCCGGAATCCTCGTCCTCTAACAGCACCAATCCCGCCAGCCCCTGCGCCACCTGATAGCCGGTTTTGCCATGCTGATGCGGATGGAACCAACAGGTGGCAGCCGGTTGATCGGGCGTAAAGGTCACCTGACGTGAAGCACCGGGCGCAATCAGTGCTTGCGGCCCACCATCGACATCGCCAGGAATTTCCAGACCGTGCCAGTGCAGTGTCGTTGCTTCCGCCAGCCGATTATGAATATTCACCGTAACGGCTTTCTCGCGCGGCAACCGCAGTGCCGGGCCGAGCAGACTGCCGTTATAGCCCCACGTCGGGACGGATTTGCCGTTCCATTGGCTGGTGCCACTCATCGCGGTAAGCGTGTACGCTCCGCGTGCATCGGGCTGCAAAATAGAGGGGATCGGTAACAGCGGGCGCGTAGCCGCCATTAATGAACGGCTCCACAACGGCAGCGCACCTGCCGCGCTGAGTGCGGCGGTCAACTTTAGAAAATGACGACGTTGCATATTCTTATCCTTGTCGTGAATAAGGGCACAGCGTAAACCTTTACCCTGCGGGAGGGTCAAGCCCCTTAACAGAATGCGCTGATAAAAACTGTGGGAATGCCCCATTTGGGCAAATTTAGCGGAATCCCTGCAATAACTGTGCTAACGTCAATTCATTGCCCCTTGTTGAGAATGATTATGACGAAAAGCATCAAGATCCTGCTGCTGGCGGGACTCCTTGGCTTCTCCTCCACCAGTTTTGCCCTGAGCGAATCCGAAGCAGAAGATCTGGCCGATCTGACCGCGGTGTTTGTTTACCTGAAGAACGATTGTGGCTATCAGGATCTGCCCGATGCGCAAATTCGCAAAGCGCTGGTGTTTTTTGCCCAGCAGAACCGCTGGGATCTGAGTAATTACAGCAACTACAACATGAAGTCGCTCGGCGAAGAGAGTTACAAAGATTTGAGCGGTATCGCCATTACCAATGACAAGAAGTGTAAGTCGCTGGCGCGTGACTCGCTGAGTCTGCTCGCTTACGTCAAATAGCCCGCCATCCCGCTCTGCTGCTGAAGATTTGACCGTGCAACCACGGTCATATTTCGCTATGCTTTTTCCCCTAATTTCATGGCGATGACATTCGAGGAGAGCCCCATCATGGCCCAGAATGAAATGTGGTATGAGACGCTTCATGCCGGATTTGGACAGTATTTCACGGTAGATAAACTGCTCTATCGCGACAAAACGGCGCATCAGGATCTGGTGATCTTTGAAAATGCCGCTTTTGGTCGTGTCATGGCGCTGGACGGTGTGGTGCAAACCACCGAGCGCGATGAGTTCATCTACCACGAAATGATGACCCACGTGCCAATCCTGGCGCACGGCAAGGCGAAACGCGTGCTGATCATTGGCGGTGGCGATGGCGCCATGCTGCGCGAGGTCTCACGTCACCAAACGATTGAACAGATCACCATGGTTGAGATCGATGCCGGCGTGGTGAGTTTTTGCAAGACGTATCTGCCCAATCACAGCGCCGGTGCCTATGACGATCCGCGTCTGAACCTGGTGATTGATGATGGTGTGAATTACGTCACCCAGACGCAAGATAAGTTCGACGTCATTATTTCCGATTGCACCGATCCCATCGGTCCCGGCGAAAGTCTGTTTACCTCCGAATTCTATGCGGGCTGTAAACAGGCGCTAAATCCCGGCGGAATCTTTGTGGCACAGAACGGCGTCTGTTTCCTGCAGCAGGAAGAAGCGATCAACAGCCATCGCAAACTCAGCCACTACTTCTCTGACGTCAGCTTTTATCAGGCGG is a window of Pantoea rwandensis DNA encoding:
- the cueO gene encoding multicopper oxidase CueO, which codes for MQRRHFLKLTAALSAAGALPLWSRSLMAATRPLLPIPSILQPDARGAYTLTAMSGTSQWNGKSVPTWGYNGSLLGPALRLPREKAVTVNIHNRLAEATTLHWHGLEIPGDVDGGPQALIAPGASRQVTFTPDQPAATCWFHPHQHGKTGYQVAQGLAGLVLLEDEDSGKLRLPMQWGEDDVPLIFQDKQLTQDGTKIDYQLDIMRAAVGWFGDMMLTNGVQYPQQAVPRGWLRLRLLNGCNARSLDIATSDKRPMYVIASDGGLLAEPVKVDSLPLLPGERFEVMIDTSDGKTFDMVTLPVTQMGMTLAPFDQPLPLVQILPLRVMASGSMPDKLVDLPPLPSVEGVQSRWLQLMMDPQLDQQGMQALMDRYGHQAMAGMKMDHGSMDSKGGAMQMDHGSMKMSGGAMTMDHGSMPMDHGKTAAYDFHNGNKINGQAFNMTKPMFNAELGKLEKWTISGEGDAMLHPFHIHGTQFRILSENGKPPAPHRAGWKDMVSVNGWRSEVLVRFNYVANAENAYMAHCHLLEHEDTGMMLGFTVG
- a CDS encoding YacC family pilotin-like protein, producing the protein MTKSIKILLLAGLLGFSSTSFALSESEAEDLADLTAVFVYLKNDCGYQDLPDAQIRKALVFFAQQNRWDLSNYSNYNMKSLGEESYKDLSGIAITNDKKCKSLARDSLSLLAYVK
- the speE gene encoding polyamine aminopropyltransferase yields the protein MAQNEMWYETLHAGFGQYFTVDKLLYRDKTAHQDLVIFENAAFGRVMALDGVVQTTERDEFIYHEMMTHVPILAHGKAKRVLIIGGGDGAMLREVSRHQTIEQITMVEIDAGVVSFCKTYLPNHSAGAYDDPRLNLVIDDGVNYVTQTQDKFDVIISDCTDPIGPGESLFTSEFYAGCKQALNPGGIFVAQNGVCFLQQEEAINSHRKLSHYFSDVSFYQAAVPTYYGGIMTFAWASDNETLRQWDAATLQSRFDDAGLRCRYYNPAIHVGSFALPQYLLNALSCEE